From one Thalassospira lucentensis genomic stretch:
- the purF gene encoding amidophosphoribosyltransferase has translation MLTTNPFDDDKLREECGVFGVFGSPDAAALTALGLHALQHRGQEAAGIVSYDGEDFPAHRASGQVGDIFGSQDVIKSLQGHRAIGHVRYSTAGGKGLRNVQPLFADFEFGGLAIAHNGNLTNALAVRERLVKRGSIFQSTSDTETFIHLIATSLYEKIVDRLIDAVRQVEGAYSLVVMTQKKLIGVRDPLGVRPLVLGKLNDSYILSSETVGLDIVGAEFIRDVEPGEIVEITDNGLKSIKPFKPVKSRFCIFEHVYFARPDSIVEGTSVYDVRKNIGRELALESGVEADVVVPIPDSGVPSALGYAEASGVPFELGIIRNHYVGRTFIEPTDQIRHLGVKLKHNANPGKLKGKRVILVDDSIVRGTTSTKIVDLVRQAGAAEVHMRIASPPTTNPCFYGVDTPSKEKLMAANHDIESMAKIIGVDSLAFVTIDGLYRAAGLPGRDNNSPAFCDACFTGDYPIRLVDHQAENKDRKLSQLVERQSA, from the coding sequence ATGCTGACCACCAATCCATTTGACGACGACAAGCTGCGTGAAGAATGCGGTGTTTTCGGTGTTTTCGGTTCGCCCGATGCGGCGGCCCTGACGGCCCTTGGCCTGCATGCGCTTCAGCATCGCGGACAGGAAGCCGCTGGCATCGTTTCCTATGACGGCGAAGATTTTCCAGCACACCGGGCGTCCGGTCAGGTCGGGGACATCTTCGGTTCTCAAGACGTAATCAAAAGCCTGCAGGGCCATCGTGCGATCGGCCATGTGCGCTATTCCACAGCCGGGGGCAAAGGCCTTCGCAACGTGCAGCCGCTATTTGCCGATTTCGAATTCGGCGGGCTGGCAATTGCGCATAACGGTAACCTGACCAACGCGCTTGCCGTGCGTGAGCGTCTGGTCAAACGTGGTTCGATTTTCCAGTCGACCTCCGATACCGAAACCTTCATTCACCTGATCGCAACCAGCCTGTACGAGAAGATCGTTGATCGTCTGATTGATGCTGTCCGTCAGGTCGAAGGCGCATACAGCCTTGTGGTCATGACCCAGAAGAAACTGATCGGTGTACGTGATCCTCTGGGGGTCCGTCCGCTGGTTCTGGGCAAGCTGAATGACAGCTACATCCTGTCTTCAGAAACGGTTGGCCTTGATATCGTTGGCGCGGAATTCATTCGCGACGTCGAACCGGGCGAGATCGTTGAAATCACCGATAATGGCCTCAAATCAATCAAACCGTTCAAACCGGTGAAATCGCGTTTCTGCATTTTCGAACATGTCTATTTCGCCCGCCCCGACAGCATTGTCGAAGGCACAAGCGTCTATGACGTGCGCAAAAATATCGGTCGCGAACTGGCACTGGAATCCGGTGTTGAAGCCGATGTGGTCGTACCGATCCCCGATTCAGGCGTTCCGTCCGCCCTTGGCTATGCCGAGGCCAGCGGTGTTCCGTTTGAACTGGGCATCATCCGCAACCATTATGTGGGCCGGACCTTTATCGAGCCGACAGATCAGATCCGCCACCTTGGCGTGAAGCTGAAACACAACGCCAACCCCGGCAAGCTGAAGGGCAAACGCGTTATTCTGGTCGACGATTCCATCGTTCGCGGCACCACATCGACCAAGATTGTCGATCTGGTCCGTCAGGCCGGTGCTGCCGAAGTCCATATGCGCATCGCAAGCCCGCCGACCACCAATCCATGCTTCTATGGTGTTGATACACCGTCGAAGGAAAAACTGATGGCGGCCAATCACGACATTGAAAGCATGGCAAAGATCATTGGTGTCGACAGCCTTGCCTTTGTCACCATTGATGGCCTTTATCGCGCAGCCGGTCTTCCGGGACGCGACAATAACAGTCCGGCCTTCTGCGATGCCTGCTTCACTGGTGATTACCCGATCCGTCTGGTCGATCATCAGGCCGAGAACAAGGACCGTAAACTCAGCCAGCTTGTCGAAAGGCAGTCCGCATGA
- a CDS encoding SDR family NAD(P)-dependent oxidoreductase has translation MSDAKRLEGRVALITGASHGIGRAVAKRFAAEGATVIALGRNVGALEELDDEIRADGGKLVLLPMDLTMYEKIDAMGASIYERFGKLDIVVGNAGLLGELAPVGHIDTQVFENTYATNVTANFRLIRSVDKLLRLSDAGRAIFVTSNASSKGRAFWGLYASTKAALESLVLSYAQELEETPVRVNLINPGRIRTKMRAEAYPGENPETLPTAESITDVFVDLAAADCTRHAGVVDAY, from the coding sequence ATGAGTGACGCAAAGCGCCTTGAAGGCCGCGTCGCCCTGATCACAGGGGCCTCGCACGGGATCGGTCGCGCGGTTGCAAAACGTTTTGCCGCCGAAGGTGCCACTGTCATTGCGCTGGGTCGCAATGTCGGTGCGCTTGAAGAACTTGATGACGAAATCCGGGCTGACGGCGGGAAACTTGTACTGCTGCCGATGGACTTGACCATGTATGAAAAGATCGATGCCATGGGTGCATCGATTTATGAACGCTTTGGCAAGCTTGATATCGTCGTTGGCAATGCCGGACTTCTGGGTGAACTTGCCCCGGTCGGTCATATCGATACACAGGTGTTTGAAAACACGTATGCGACCAACGTCACGGCGAACTTCCGTCTGATCCGCAGTGTCGATAAACTCCTGCGTCTTTCCGATGCCGGGCGTGCGATTTTCGTGACCTCGAATGCATCGTCCAAGGGGCGTGCCTTCTGGGGCCTTTATGCTTCGACCAAGGCAGCCCTTGAAAGTCTGGTGCTGTCCTATGCCCAGGAACTCGAAGAAACGCCTGTACGCGTTAATCTGATCAATCCGGGCCGTATCCGCACCAAGATGCGCGCCGAAGCCTATCCGGGTGAAAATCCCGAAACGCTCCCGACTGCTGAAAGCATCACTGACGTGTTTGTCGATCTGGCTGCAGCTGATTGTACACGTCATGCAGGCGTCGTCGACGCCTACTGA